In Methanoregula formicica SMSP, the DNA window CCGGCCGGTTCATGGCGGGCGGCCGGGATCCCATTTCAAAGAGACAAGCTGGTTTGCCTTTCCGACTGCCTCATCAGCACTTGCAGCTCCCGCATCAGCTCCAATACACTTCCAGAGGTTAGGCACGAGACTGAAAGGGTACCCGCCTGCGATGACAGGTGTTCGCGCAGTACCAGGATCTGCCCTGATTGCCCGGACCAGTTCGTACACCCGGGAAACATGGACGGGTAGTGTGGCTGAAATGGCGATTGCATCCGCATGATGGTCCCGTATCATCGCAACAACCGAGGGCGCGGGGGTGTTTGCACCGGTATACAGCGTGTCCCACCCGTCCATCTCAAAGAAATCTGCAACCATCCGGATACCGATATCGTGGAATTCGCCGGAGACGGACGATGCAACGAGGCGCCTGCCTTTCCTTGCCTGTTTCCTGCTCTCTTCCCTCATCCGGGTATAGAGAAGTGCAATGAACAGCCGGGTCGTATCGGTGATATAATGTTCCTCCGCCACACTGACCTGGTGGATCTGCCAGAGCCTTCCGGTCTCCTGCAATACCGGCTGGAATATATGCCGGTAAAGGTCGCGGACAGGAACACCCCGATCGAGCATCCCCATGAGGAGGACCCGGGCATCCTCCCGGTTTGCGGCAACCAGAGCAGAAAGATATGCGCGGGCCTGGGCTCCAAGAGGATTGTCATCCCTGATGAAGGAGAGATCTTCCCGCGGGGGGGCAGAGAGGAGGGCGCGGGCTCTCGTGATGTACTCCTGTGCCTTCGAACCCTGTTCTTCCGGTAGTTCCTGGTGCAGGACATCGCTGAACGCAACAAGGCTTCTTTCAAGGATCCTGGGAGGTAAATGAAGCGATTCACGGAATATCCGGGCCCAGCGGATATAGTCAAGGAAGAATGCATCATCATCGACCGCGAGCGATTCCTGCAGGTGCCTTGCATACGACCGGAAATGTTCATCGAGCAGGGATTTTTCGTAATCGCTGGATTTTAAAAATAATTCAGGATACCGTTCACTATAACGACTGAACCCCTTTGCCGCAAGATTTTCTTCGTCCAGCGATACAGGCCGGTACAGGCAATCTCCTCCGGAACTCATGTCTCCAGGTCCCTCTTTCCCTGATATAACCAGATCTCACCGGCTACCTGTAACATTATTATTGTTTGGCTGAAATGGCTGTATCATAAAGACCGGAACCTGTATACCAGCCAGAAGTACGTGTGAGGGAGGGCAGATTCCGGCTCCTCGTTCTCCTTTGAAAATCCGGATTCGTATGCTGGTAACCGGGGAAGGGACGAATTGATAAACAATCATAGAGAAAAATAGTGCTACTTTGCGGCAGATGATGAAAGTTACCCCCACTGATCCATGATGATGCACGGGTGCTGATGCCGCACTGCTTCAGGAAAACAGGAAGTCGAGGAAGTCGACTGCGTTTTTCATCCCGAGACCTCCTGAACGTGCAGCCTTTTCTGAATATTCTGTCGTTGTGTCGGTTCCTTTGCCCCGGACAACGAACGGTACCGGATCCCTTGTATGCGTCTTTGCCCGGATCGGCGTCGGGTGATCGGGCAGTACAGCGACAACGCCATCAAACCCGTCCAGGATCGTTCCCACGACTTCATCGACCTTCTCGATCGCCTTCACCTTCTCTTCAATGCTCCCCAGGTGCCCCGCTTCGTCCGGAGCCTCGATGTGGATATAGACAAAGTCAAGTCGCTGGATAGCATCCAGTGCGTACCGGGCCTTTGCTGCATAATCGGTATCGAGATACCCGGTTGCGCCCGGTACCGTGATAATCTCCATGCCGGCACATCGG includes these proteins:
- a CDS encoding cobalamin B12-binding domain-containing protein, with product MSSGGDCLYRPVSLDEENLAAKGFSRYSERYPELFLKSSDYEKSLLDEHFRSYARHLQESLAVDDDAFFLDYIRWARIFRESLHLPPRILERSLVAFSDVLHQELPEEQGSKAQEYITRARALLSAPPREDLSFIRDDNPLGAQARAYLSALVAANREDARVLLMGMLDRGVPVRDLYRHIFQPVLQETGRLWQIHQVSVAEEHYITDTTRLFIALLYTRMREESRKQARKGRRLVASSVSGEFHDIGIRMVADFFEMDGWDTLYTGANTPAPSVVAMIRDHHADAIAISATLPVHVSRVYELVRAIRADPGTARTPVIAGGYPFSLVPNLWKCIGADAGAASADEAVGKANQLVSLKWDPGRPP